The genomic DNA GGCTCCGAGCGGGTCGAGCTGCTGCCCGGCTGCCGTCTCGCGCCGTACGGGCGGGCCGACGCGATGGTGCTGCGCGAGGCCGACGAGTCCGAGGAAGGGCCGGACGGAACCGTGCTCGTCCTCGGGCTCTGAGCCCCCGCCGATATGGTGGCCGCCATGCACAGCCCCGAGACCGATGCCGGGAACACCCTCGTCCTGCGCCCCCGCGGTGCGACCGTCCTGAGCATCCTCGTCTGGTGCATCCTCGGGGCGATGGCGCTCGAGGCGGTGCTCGCCGCCGGCGCGCGAGGCCTCGTCGTGCTCCCGGGGCTCGCGCTGATCTCCGCGCTGATCTGGGCTGTGCTCTGGGCACCGCGGGTCGTGCTGCACGCCCAGGAGGTCGAGGTGCGCAACCTCCTGCACACCTACCGGCTCCCGTTCCCGCTCATCAGAGCGGTGCGACTGGGAGCGATGCTCCGCTTCGAGTTCACCGACGGCCCGGACAGCCCTCGCACCCTCACCGCCTGGAACGCGCCCGGCATCCGCAGGGACGTCGGAGCGCTGGGCCGCACCGGCGGCAGGTCCGGCGGGGCGGACCAGCAGCGGCCGACGACGGGCACCCAGCGACGACGCGCCCTCTCCCAGGGGGAGCGGCTGCGGCGGGACCAGAGCGCCAGCCGCTCGGCCGTCGTGCGCGAGCGCTGGGAGGCCTGGGACGAGGCCTCCGCGTCGACGGCGACCCCGGGGCGCGACGTGCGGTACGAGCGCACCCTGAACACGCCCGTGCTCCTCGTGCTCGGCGTGCTGATCGTCGTCAACGTCCTCACCCTCGTGCTGTGAGGGCGCCGAGGAGCGGGATCGGGGCGTCCTGACGCACGGGAGGGCCCGACCGCCTCGAGGCGATCGGGCCCTCCCGTCGTGTAGCGGTGCCGGAGCTCAGGCTCAGGCCTTGTCGAATCGCCTGGTCTCCTGCCGTTCGTTCCTCACAGCACGTCGATCAGGCCTTCACACCCACCGTGGTCCAGTCGAAGCTCTGGAACTGCGAGGCGCCGTAGTTCACGATCCCGTCCTTGACGCCCACGATGTTCGGGGTCGCGTAGAACGGGATGATCGCGAAGGACTCGGCGATCATCGTCGAGACCTCGTTGGCGAGCTTGTGCTTCTCGTCCTCGTCGAACGCGGCCTTGAGCTGGTTGTCGAGATCGGCCAGGCGCTCGTCCTCGAAGTTCGTGTGGTTTTGGCCGGAGTCCTTGGGGTAGACCAGGTTCACCGAGTTGGACTCCGGGAACTGGCCACCCACCCACGAGAACGTCACGGCGTCGAAGTTCTTCGGAGTGATGTACTCATCGAAGTACGCGTCCGAGGGGACCGTCTTGACGCCCACCTTGAAGCCGATCGCGTTGAGGTTGGTGAGCACCTGGGCGGCGCGGTCCTCGTTCGACTTGGTGTCGGCCGGGACGATGATCTCGAAGGCGAGCTGCGTGCCGTCCTTCTCGCGGACCTCGCCCTCGCTCGCGGCCGCCCACCCGGCGTCGTCGAGCAGCTTCTTCGCGGCCTCCGGATCGAACTCGAGGCTGCCGAGGGGCTCGTAGGAGTCCTCGTAGCCCTCCTGCCCCGGCATGTACACGAAGTTGTTCACCAGCACGATGGGGGCCTCGAGGGGGCCCACCACGGCATTGCCGATCGCGTTGCGGTCGATGCCGCGGGCGATCGCCTCGCGCACCTTGACGTCCTTGAGGACGCCACCGCCGCCTTCGACATTCATCGTCAGGTGGGTCCAGGTCAGCCCGTTGGTGACCTGGATCGTGGCGTCCTGGCGACCCTTCGCCTGCGCCAGCTCGTCACCGTTGGCGATCTCGTAGGCATCGAGCTCGCCGTTGGCGAAGGCCGCCGGGGCCTGCGACTGGTCGACCACCTTCCAG from Brachybacterium sacelli includes the following:
- a CDS encoding PH domain-containing protein, translating into MHSPETDAGNTLVLRPRGATVLSILVWCILGAMALEAVLAAGARGLVVLPGLALISALIWAVLWAPRVVLHAQEVEVRNLLHTYRLPFPLIRAVRLGAMLRFEFTDGPDSPRTLTAWNAPGIRRDVGALGRTGGRSGGADQQRPTTGTQRRRALSQGERLRRDQSASRSAVVRERWEAWDEASASTATPGRDVRYERTLNTPVLLVLGVLIVVNVLTLVL
- a CDS encoding ABC transporter family substrate-binding protein, whose translation is MTITSTRRLFLGGTAVVGSAAALSACGGQKSAEEQQKAAEEENQKAADEQSQLPSTAWEVAEYDAVADGGSLTLAVSQLPNNWNSAQTDGNLADLTDIRSPMGYGHEILYSEKGEKTLNPDYIESAELTSEDPQIVTFTYNKNAVWDNGDPIVVEDLISLWKATNGKNEEFLIVSPIGWDQIKEIRQTDDEFSGEIEFASPFADWITVLYPSIPAAVSSDPKTFNEGFTSEPTPSYGPYVVSDIDSSGGVITQKRNEKWWGRAPKLETIVWKVVDQSQAPAAFANGELDAYEIANGDELAQAKGRQDATIQVTNGLTWTHLTMNVEGGGGVLKDVKVREAIARGIDRNAIGNAVVGPLEAPIVLVNNFVYMPGQEGYEDSYEPLGSLEFDPEAAKKLLDDAGWAAASEGEVREKDGTQLAFEIIVPADTKSNEDRAAQVLTNLNAIGFKVGVKTVPSDAYFDEYITPKNFDAVTFSWVGGQFPESNSVNLVYPKDSGQNHTNFEDERLADLDNQLKAAFDEDEKHKLANEVSTMIAESFAIIPFYATPNIVGVKDGIVNYGASQFQSFDWTTVGVKA